The sequence CCTTCTGATTGACTTCCAGTTTCACAACAGAGGAAGGGGAGGGGTCTTTTAGGATGGAGCTGGATGGGAGCTCCCTGGAGGGTGGGACTTTGATGATATGGCCTGCATCGATGTTGTAACTGCCCTCTGCTTCCTCCTCTTCTGTGGGATAAACAGCAATGACAGGGTGATTGTGCATGCAGTTTGAGTtgtcaaataaaatatacatcatATTCTTCACATGACACCAAATCTAATCCAGACATATGCAGTTCAATTCAATGAAAGATTTGTATAGATCATTTAACAATAGGTATTTTCAAGAAGCAGACTTCTGGATGAAGTTTTCGGAACcttatgagcaagccagaggcgacgGGGAAAAAGTGCTCACAGATGAGCACAGGAATGTCTTTAAGATTACAGCAGCAGCCCTTAGAATGCCTTAGAATCCGTACAGTATCATGGTAAGATTATCCACTGACGCAAATgtaagtttgttttgtttttaatgtaagtACAAAATGTTTTTGAGAAGGGCAAACTTCATAGCAACAGAAAGTGAAACACAATAGGactgtatttttacagtgttaATGACATTTTCTGACGTAGGTATCATCAACCTCTCCTTGTTAATGATGTGTAGTCTGTGCAgtatctgtgcatgtgtgtgtgtgtctaagtgagtgagtgtgtgtgtagcagtagGTGTTAATGCCCAGTCAGCTGTTGAGCTGTCGTATGAGACAGCAGGCTGCAGCTGTGGTTGTGTGTCTGCCAGCGAGAGGCTGGAGTGAGAGGTGTCAGGTGTCCACACACCCCCAGACACTCTTGTCATTTACAAGCCATTCATCaacaccctctcactcacctccgcacacacaatctcacacactcttgtcTTTCACTTGTCAGCATTAACAAATTAACATCTCCTCACATGACCACTGGGGGCACACTAAGGCAGAGAATTTCTTAATTGTCTGCATATTactgagacttttttttaaaacaatttggATCACAATGATTTTAGATccatatattattaaaatatgaaaCTTTGCTGACAGCCTGTACAATAAGTTGGGTTTTCTCAAAGGCTCATGATTAAATAGGTCAGACTCACCTTGCTCAGAGGACTCTGTATCCTCTGCGAAGGTTTCCCCGTCCTCTGTTGCATCCTGTCCTCTGGCCCGAGGCTGCTGCACACAGGCTGATACTCGATTTAAAGCTGCCTCACTCTTCTTCTTACTATTCCTCAGACCCTTCCAGCTCTCCTGAGTGCCACTGTCTCCACTGCCTGTACACAGAGACGGAGTGAGGAAAAACACGCCAGATTCACACATATGAGCAACATTTAGCCAGTGATTGTATTTGACCTGTATCACTTTGGCCTTCAGACTCATTGGCTGTCATGTTAGAGAGTCTGGAGTCTGCTTTTGGACTGCGCTGAGAAGTGTACAAGTGAGCAGACCCCAAGGTTTCACGCTCCCGGATGGTTTTACTGACAGCGGGTTTGGATTTCAGCTGTGCCATGTGGTGCTCGTGGAGGCTCTTTTGAGAGGACTGCATCTTCACCTGAGAGGTAAATAGAATAGCGTGGACATAATATTTAGTGAACTATAATGGAAGTGCATGAGGCACGTAGGAATAAACATCAGTGATAGAAAACGACATGAGCAAcgcactgaggaagagacagtaACCTGTACAGCTCCAAGACGACCAAAGCTCCGGTTGGACAgcctcctcttcttcatcaaATCCCCACCTCCTCTTCCTGACTCCTCCGTCAGCAGCACCATGCCCACAGACCTGTCATTCAAGCAATGCCACAGGTTTTTAATAACACAAGACTTGCATGCTCAttgaaaaaatacagaaattgtATATTACTGTCGCTGAGCGTTACAGCATTTGGGCTGCATTTCCACATCAATGCCATGGCGCGTCTTTCTTAGAGAATGCCCTTGCATTTCCCTGGCAACATGCCCAAAGAAGCACACAAACGTGTGGCAGGCTGCACTCAAACAAAGAGATTAACCTCCCTCCTCCCATTTCTGTGCCATTTGTTACTGGGAGCTTAATGTGAATCACAAGCAGAGCCCTTGGTGCAAAAGAGGGAAACCTCATTGACTTTTTTTCTCCCCCATGTCCTGCTTGTTACATAACAGAATTAGAGCAAGTGTGTTTTTTGTAGCCTACTGTTGGTGTGTCCATTTGTATTTGTGCTAAacgtctgtgtatgtgtggctctgtgtgttTACGTATGTGATACTGTGCCCTGGGGCAGCATGATTGACAAGCTAGGGATAGGGGCTGCGATGGTGTGTGCTGTCCCCATGAGGCAAGTTCTGCTGCACCACGCAATGACAAACATGATGTGACACAGCCCCTCCCTATTGGGAGATCTCCCAGCATCTAATTAAACAGAACTGATTATCTGGGAGTTgcactcattctcacacacacacacacacacacacacacatacacagctcaTTGCAGATAAGGTGTATGTTGGTTAAAGAAATCGCATAATGCAAACACACAAGATGTAGCCTATTACAGATATTACAGCTGATGCTATACTTCCCTTTACGATAATAcactaaataaaatgtgttatgtttataaaataaatatatgtttctcaaaaacacaagaagaaaagaaaatgtctcaTTAGGAATTGTGAGAAATAGTGATAATATGAAGGGAAATCGTGTGTTATGAACAATAAgacaaaatgcattttaatgcGAAAATGAAGAATCTGGCTGCTTGCCTGGTGACTGCAGCAAGACATCCCagacatcaatacacacacacgcacacgcacacacacacttttctagcATGTGCTAAAGGGATTCTGGCTAACTGCCCATGCGTCCAAGTGTCACTGTCATGCAGTATCATGTCGCGGCCAGCGTGGGGACATGACTACACGGGCGGAAACAGAACGGAGGTGACACAGCAGCGGGACAGCTGGGAACACAATGGAAGACTGCCCAGAGGTCCCGAGACAGagcaagacagacagaacaagagagacagagtgacatagagagagtgagagagcctGTGGGTCCCGATGATGGCGTTAATTGAAAAGTAACAGGCTCACTCAACTTGTAAACCAAGAAGCCACTTACCTGAGAACAAGAACCAGTCTGACCTAAGGCCTAGTCTGACCTCCAATTCACACATGTAAATAATGTGGAGTATGACTTTTTGCACGTGTCACTGTGAGAAATTAGCAATATCTGCTTCAAATTAAAGGTCTGCTTTAAAAAGCATATACTGTAGACATAAAACAGAtgtttgtaatatatataataatcaaTAACCCTTCATTCACTCAGTATCAGGCTTCCACCGCATTGCTGGCATTTGAAGGCCAGAGTCCTTTCATAATATTAtcatgagttaaaaaaaaagttaactaAAAGAAGCCAGATCAATAAAACGAATTATTGCAAAAAGTTGATTCATTATTAACTTAATAGCTGACTATCAATCACAATATTTAATTATTCTAaagaatttagaaaaaaaaagaaaacattttttactcATCTTAGTGAGTTATGTAAAAATGTcagttttatatattattttctttaactaTTAGATTATGATAAATGATGAAATACTTCATAGTCAGCTCCTGAGCTGCACATTTTCCGGCTttcttatatataaaaaatgaaaatgtgtttCTTTACTTTAAACCCCCACTGCTCCAGGCAGCCTGCTTGTGGTGTGATGCATTTCAGACTCTTTACTGTCTATGATAAGACTCAAATGGACTTCCTCACTGAGGTCAGATGAGTTCCTCCGTTTCCTGTTTATAGTATGAGGTGTGGTCCGCAAGATGAGGGGCTTATCTAAAAGTGTGCATATGTTGTGGATGAAGAAGGATAGATTACTTACTTGACTTTCTTCTGTGGTTCAGGTGGAGCCACAGGCCCTAGACCGGTTGATTTCCGCTTTCGTGGTCGACCAGGGCCCCGACGCGCAGGACTTCGAGGAGTCTCCTCTTtcctgaagaaaaaacaaaatgatggCTTTGTAATTTCTTTAAAGAGAATTGGAAATTAATTTCTGGTTTTATTTGAGAAGAAGTAGCAGTCCTTACTGGTGGTCATGCTTCCTCTGAAGCTTGACTAATTCCTTCTGCTTCTCTTTGTAGCGCCGTTGCAAATCTGCTAGCCTCACTCGTATAGCAAGTTCCTGACTGTCTATAGCTTCCATAGCACTCTTCACAGGACACACCTTGAGAGCAGAAGTAACCAGGTCAttcagaaagaaagcaaaaaattataaaaataaatgaataaaggcaTAAAGGTTCATTACTGGCTCATGGCGAGGGGTCCAATTGCATTTCCGCCGCAGGTTAAGGGTTCTTTTGGCTGGACAATGCTTTTCAGCATCTGCGATACTGCTTGCCTTGGAGTCCAACTCCAGGGCACGAGCCACTGCCAAGGTAGCGAGACTCTGGAGGTCGAATATTAGTTGCTCTTGTCCTGTGTCAAGAAAAGATAAGAATACTAACTACTGATTTCTAAGGCCACTGGGGTTTGAAATGCGATTCAGGAGTtgggtttattttattgttttgtgaaGCAGCaagatttaaaattatttttagtaatatatttaaatttttggGTCATTGCATGTTCTAAATCAAGTGATTAAATAAGTACTTCAATagattttaaagcattttagaGCAATATGCTAATGGTATAATTAGCCTTAAAATGTTAACAAGTTTTAGCAATGTTTAGTTTTTACTCAGATATGGAAAACAAAGCAGAGGCTTTGTTTCGTTTGGTGAAAAGTGTGTGGATCAAACGAGTTTGCAGAAACAAAAGGCATAGAAGTGTGTCCCTCAGGACAAAGGGTAGCAGCAGCCCAGCCTGTTTCCCCTCTCCCCTGAGACTGCAAGCTCTTTAGAACAAAAATCTTTCTTAATCTAACCCTGCCCCCAAAACAACCCACTTCTCTCAATTTTCTGCAGGCATGTTATTTTTGGAATTTTTATAAGGGACATTGCTAGCTTGGTTTCTAGCATGAATTCTGCTCACTATAGCTCACCTTCACTTTTGTCTGTAATGTGGTGCTCCTGTTGGCGCTCCAGATCAGCCAGCTCACTAAGGAGCTCCATGCCATATGTACTGGCATAGAAGGGGCCAGCACAGCCCTGAGAAGTGGTGGAAGCAGGTGGGGAGGGGGGAGGGCAGTCTCCGCAGAAGGCAGCGGCAATCAGGAGCTCCAGGCTCCAATAACTTGGCACAATTGGCTGTGGAAAGGGAGTGGCACTGATAGGAGATGAAGGAGCAGAGAGAATCTGTACACAGTCTTCCTCCTGAGCTTCCTTTTCTGTCCCTTCTGCCACTGCCTCAGTGCCTGTGCTGGGTTGGAGGTCAGCTGGATTAAGTGGAACACATGGATGCTCGGGAGCTGGTGCTGTCTGTGGTTTCAGCTCAGAAACAACATCTTCCTTCTCAAGAAGGTCACCATCCTCCTGACAGACTATGGTAGAGTCCTTATGCACTGGTTCCTCTAACCAACCACCAGGACAGGGTGCTGCTTCACAGGCTGATGATTCTTCAGGGTGGCAAATGAGCATTGCTGCCTCTCCCTGTACTTGTTCATGCTCCACAGGCATACAGCAGACCACTGTATCGGGCTCTCCATTCTGTTCCAGTGCACCTCGTGCCTGCTCTTGTGCCATATCTTCCTCATTCTTTTCATCCTCTGGCAACTGAGACTCTGTGATGGGTCTCACTATTGCATGGCACTCAGGTGCTTCCGCCATACTGGACAGAGGGGCTGGAGCATGCTCAACTGGCTCAACTGGAATGGCTTCCAGTTCAGCTGGTTCAGCCAGTTGTACATCCTGTGGTGAGGGCCCACTTCTGTATCCCATGGAGATTGCAGGATAGCTGTATCCCGGTGGAAGGTCTGAGGAAAGAAAATTATTTTGAGAGTGCAACAAATCAACATCTCAAACAGAGTGCATTGCTTATTATACATGCTAAACTTTCGGAGAAAAGCCTGTGTAGGAAGACATCTGCTTAGATTTGCTGAGCTGATCGTTGCCATACTAGGCATCTGAAGAGCTGTTGAGTAGGAGCTCTGAAGTAGTGCTGCATTTCAACTTCTCTGGAACATTAATATCATCTGACACAGTAAAGCACTTAGTGAGGTGTTAATGATAATGAAAAAGTTGTGGACAAAGAGAGGCTAGTGGAGGCAGGGTCTCTGGACAAAGTGATTCTCGTCATTACTGAGGTGGCAGGCTTGGAAGACGAGCTGCCGGCCATTTTCCGCAGCTTAATCAATCGAGCGCTTGCCAATGCAGCCACCCACACAGAGCCACAGATTCTAAAAGCAGCCAGATTGTTCCGGCATGAGTGTTGAGTAGCTCAGTGTGGATAACGATCTACATATGGTGTTCTTGATTTGTAGAGTGAATGACTGGAGTCACTTATgcttcagaaaaaaagacatgaaGGTGGGCGTACAAAGACTGGTGTGATGGTTTGATGTGTTTTCTTTGAAACTCAACAACACAAATTCCAAAGAGCCTCTAAGGCTGACATTAAGCCAGGCAAAACTATTTGTCAGCATAATCTCTACACAGGCCAAgtagatacagacacacaaggTTCTGAAAGCAGGTCATGTCAACATTGCATGTCATGTACAGTAGTTGGAAGTTGTAAATCTATACGAAACACATGAATCTGAGACAGTCTTACCTGGTTCCATAGACTGTGGGTAGTCCTGTGGAGGCTGGCCCTTTGCTCTCTTGTCCTGAGTTTCTGTTATATTGGGTAACTGTGATGGCGCAGGGCTGATAGCAGGGGAGCAGGGCACAGTAGCAGCAGGACTCGGGACAGGGCAGGGGGTGGAGGGGGTGCTTTTTGGATGTGGATGCATACATGGTGACTGACAACATGGCGACATGTGCGCAGCAGAGGCCCTGGGAGGTGATGAAGCACGGTTTGAAGAGCCAAAGGTATAAGACTTGGTAGCTTTGGAGTTCCTGGGCTCAGAGAGGATGTCCTGCAAGTCCACGCCACATGCACCATGGTCCTCAGGTTTCTTCTGCATCTGAAATAAATAGAGTTGTAAATGAAGGCAAAGCGAATCCATAGACAGCTATTTGATATACCTTTCCATCCAAATGTCAAACAAATTTGGGtaacaaaaaaagcaaaggcAACAGAAGGGGATTTTTCAGATGACAACTCATTGATCTTAAATACTGTGTACTACCCTTTGTACAACAACACTTAACTGATATGCACTATATTTCAAGCAATTTGCAGGCATATTAGCATTTTTTACAGAATGTAACTATAATCTACATTATATGgtaattttgttattattttgtatattattattttttaaattcttattATATGTTGTGTTGGTATTCTTTTATAAAAGGTGCTCATGTAAAATTCAGTTAAATTACTCCAGCTCATATGTTGTATCATATAGACTGTGTTGTGACTTGGTTATGTCTGGCAAGTAATAAGTAGAAGTTAAGTGATATCTGGAAGAATCTTCAATATGTTACATTTCTCATGAAGGGTGTGGGGAAAATGTCTTCTATATAATCATACATGGCCATTTCATGTCACTTTTGTTCATCTGCTATACAACTCTAGCATCATATGTATAAAGACATGCCTGGTTGTGAGTATTTCTGTGTTGAGGCTCTATGCTGTGTGCTCCTCTGTGTTGCTGTGGTGGTTGAGGCAGTTGCTGATGGCCAGGATGTTGCTGATGCTGCAGCTGCTGATGTTGCTGGAGTGCATACAGTTCTTGTTGCCGTAGAAACTGGGAGCGAGAGTACACAGCGGGATGCTGCATGTGGGAGGGAGGCCCCCGGGCCCTGTACACTGGAGGCCATAGACCCGGCTGCTCCATCACATCTAATAGAAGCAAGAGAAAGGGGGAGtaaattttttttgcaataattttatttcagaatatataCAGAAATCAATCAACAATGTCAAATTCACTTACACAAGTATCTGCTCATAGAGACACAAGCACAAATACAGTTCTCTCTTACTACAGCCTACACTCAGGGCACTGCAGCAAGACTGTTAAACCAAACAGAATACACCcacatcctctctctcacatacatgctgaaaaatatataacatgCTTTGTTCCATATTTGAAATTCTCTGAAATCTTTGAGAAACATGTCATTACATGAATGTAATGGTGTtaatagtggtgatgatgatgatgagacaCAGAATGGAGACGTTTGTTTCAGACCAGCCCGGAGATTTATCTTCGCCAGAGAATATATCCTGAGATTTAAGGGTGATTTGGCCAGTCTGAGTTAAGAAAATAGGCATATTCCTTAAAAAATCTCCAAAAGACACCATAGGTCTGTGGAAGATAAGTTCCCATGTCTGTACCATTGTTAGGTCTCTGCTGAGGAGCTTAGCTAGGCCCAGTGTTCTTTTCCCATATTTCACACAGCTTTTCTAAACTCTTACACATTCAGTCTAACCCTTCCTGCTCAATACCTCCACCCCCAATCCTCACCCTCCCTGATGCACCATGGACCTTGTTCTGAAATGTTAACCCGGCTCGGCTAATGCTACCCAAGGGAAGACTTTTGTGGATGCGCTTCCCGACTTAGCTTAGACTCCAACAGAGAGCGGAAGGAAGCAAGCTCCGTCAAGGATGAAGAGCTAATTAAATTTCACAGCCTGTTTGCAGCAAAGAGGCACGTGTGGACTAGAGGGTCTAGAGAAACGTCATGTTTGCTATCACAGAAGTAGCCTCTATGTATAGACCTGGGAATGGAAAGAGCATCATTGCAATGTGGACGGCCAACCCCTATGGAGATGGGGGTGGTGGGGTCCATAGGAAATCGCTGGCTTTCAGGGAATCATGCACAGAGGTTTTGTCCATTAGCTAATCACAAACACCGTACAACTAACTTCAGTTTCTGTAGTGGAATTCTCTAAAGCAAAGTTCTATACATGTCTTTAAACAAATTAGTCATTGTTGAAAGATTCATAGGGACAAGCCCAGAAAATCTGTAGTTTGgtcaacaaaataaaattgacAAATTGAGTATAAGAAGATGTAGAAGGACTTCAGCATACCCAAGTGATGTGTGGCTGGATGGGAAGCAGGCTCAGTGGGTAGCACCACTAGCTGGGCAGAAGGGTCCTGGGGCAGGGGAAGTACAGGCTGGAGGGGAGCAGGCATAGTTGCAGAGAAACCAGGGGGAAGATTCTGGTGGAGACTGGTGTGGCTTATTCCTAAGGAATAGAAAGATTGAATAGAAAGAAGCAGAATGGCAAATTCCATCATTGTTTGCAATTGTCATATACAGACATGGCACAGTAAACAATATTCCATATGATACAgcacaaaatatatttctcattataataataataataatcattattattattatttataatgattattattattatcactgtTCCCACAACAGCAGCTAATTACACACCGTAGGAATGGCCTGTCATCCAGAGGGAAGGACTTGCTGTGCGGGGCATCCAGTGGTGGTGTGCAGAGTGGGCATGTGCAGCAGGGTCTCCCAACTGGCCTGACTGCAGGGACGTGCCACCAGGCACCATCAAATGAGACGGAATGTCACCTCTGCAACTACTGGAGGGATGAATCCTTGCAAATTCTACCCTTTCCTTGTTGTCCCTAAAAATGTACATAAACAAAGGTTAAAGGGCAGAAGTTTTGCAAGTCTTagaaaagtgtttttatttgcaTGTTTGCAAGAGATCCTGTGTCATAAATGGATTATTTGCCTGATAAATGATTCTTGCTCTCTGTCCAAGCATGGATGACCACCAGTGACACCCATGTGTTCCCCATGCATTCTctttctgtcctcctctctgGATGAGTCTGTGGGATACATGGGCCGTGAAGCACCtaaaaaaatttacattttatttcaacaCATGGTCTCTTACTGTGATATCTGAGATGCTATCTTTTCAATAATCAAAACCATCTGTAAAGTAACAGCTGTACAGCAGCCTCTGTAAGTGTTCTCTTTCCCTGTTCAAGTATTTAAACAAGCAGCAGGAAAAACTGTTTCCACTTTAGGTCTTGAAAGGCACGCTGTTTATTTTTCACCAGAAAGGTCTTCCAGAGGTCACTCACAAACAAGCAAGAATGCTtgattttctgtttgtttattcagtgtCTAAGATGTTAAAATTTGTGCTTACCTTTCATGCCAGAGTGGATCCGCCCCTGGCAGCTGCTTGGATGGTTGTCAGGAGGTCTGCAAGTTGGTTCTTTCTGCCGTGCCACAGCAACTGCGATACCCACAGGAGGTTGCCGCACTTCCCCCTCCCCATGAGCCACTTCCCCCATCTCCCTGCTTCGCCCTCCACAGTCATGGCGTTCACTCTCATTAGTTATGACTTTCCTGGAAggcagggttgttttggcagtcTGCAAGGTGCAGTTGGTGTTGTTAGGTCCCGTTTTTATGCTTCCCAGTCCTCCAAATGGGGTTTTCTGGGACAGGAGGAGAGGCTGCTGCTGGTTGCTATACTTAAGAAGGTTTTTCATGGCACTACCCTCTCCCTGTGGACCCAAAACCTCCTGCTGGTTCTGCACAGGAGCAGGTGGCGGACCCATTCCAGCTGACTGGTGTTGATGGGGCTGCTGCCTAACACTGGTAGGTCCGCTGACGGACTCCATGTAAACCCTGCGCTGATCCTCCTCCAAGTGGATATGATGGGGGTGCATTGCCCATGGTGGCACAGGTGATTGCTGATGTGAATGATGCTGTGAACTGTTATTATAACCATATGGAGACATGTCCATTTTTCGCTTCATCTCTTGACTGCTACTGGTCTGCACCAGCTCTGCTGAAGGAGCACCTGAACCTGTTCTGCCATGCTGCTGGTGGCGGATGCGGGCTACCTTTTGGCCTTCTCTCTGCATGGAGCAGCTTCCACCTCCAGAGACAGACCCTTGCTGAGATATGGTCTTAGTGAGGGGTGAGGAGTTAGGAGTTGACCCAGAATGTGAGCAATCCCTATAAGATTGTGGGTTAACATTACTAAGATGAGTTAACAGATGGCCAGATTTGGGCTCCTGTGTCAGAGCAGATCTATATACCTCGGTGTCCATGCCATTGATGCAGTCTGCACTATGAGAGCGCACAGCCTGATGCTGCTGAGGATGgttctgctgctgttgctgtaaGTGATGATCATTGTTGTGCATCCAATCAGGGGCTTTTTCTGCTTTTCGGTAGGGATGCTGCTTTTGTGGTGCAGGCTGCTGCTGTTGATGCTCCTGTTGTTTTCTGTGCCAGTTCCCAGAATGCCCCACACCCCCACTTGTCTTTTCCATTGCCTTTTCTTTGGTACTGCTTCCCCCACCAGCCACTCCCTGGCATTCAGGGTTTCCCAGTTGAAAG comes from Hemibagrus wyckioides isolate EC202008001 linkage group LG02, SWU_Hwy_1.0, whole genome shotgun sequence and encodes:
- the LOC131366434 gene encoding BAH and coiled-coil domain-containing protein 1 isoform X2, which produces MESRDFGAPAHLLSERGALVHRAASRITSSGHGSVQHAAAFPPGKYYPSHLPMATHSGSGLMGNSSASFMGTFLASSLGSSPSHPPHPSRPPSSPSSPPCRGGPHSTASQIWFPHSHEAPGYPRFSGSLAHTFLPISHLDHHANSGVLYGQHHFYDTQKENFYLRSLPSQPPLISANHSIPPMSRTEPGNTQVSCSRDAGSAVNLHKSLKEASIDKGMVSGTKDKERPSSKHESKDRHPHNQHPQPQHLHSHQPQHHSQHPSTMDNMNGMERHKASLLMEYKDHSQSMSKPLSACLLNGKMQNGDSRAEVGSKGSMPSCGGESMGRGPGDSTNAQARHMGNSSTGRCTKEAVSGEMRISEQPPPDCIERGQVLHQSLSYSVPPPLPVGSATGGGHPGSFHCLQLHASHPHHTQHPHHSHHSHHHPDFFCPPPPAPITNSSLHEKGVGSGGAREPKATRPTFVPSVGHLAEKAGGPFQLGNPECQGVAGGGSSTKEKAMEKTSGGVGHSGNWHRKQQEHQQQQPAPQKQHPYRKAEKAPDWMHNNDHHLQQQQQNHPQQHQAVRSHSADCINGMDTEVYRSALTQEPKSGHLLTHLSNVNPQSYRDCSHSGSTPNSSPLTKTISQQGSVSGGGSCSMQREGQKVARIRHQQHGRTGSGAPSAELVQTSSSQEMKRKMDMSPYGYNNSSQHHSHQQSPVPPWAMHPHHIHLEEDQRRVYMESVSGPTSVRQQPHQHQSAGMGPPPAPVQNQQEVLGPQGEGSAMKNLLKYSNQQQPLLLSQKTPFGGLGSIKTGPNNTNCTLQTAKTTLPSRKVITNESERHDCGGRSREMGEVAHGEGEVRQPPVGIAVAVARQKEPTCRPPDNHPSSCQGRIHSGMKGASRPMYPTDSSREEDRKRMHGEHMGVTGGHPCLDREQESFIRDNKERVEFARIHPSSSCRGDIPSHLMVPGGTSLQSGQLGDPAAHAHSAHHHWMPRTASPSLWMTGHSYGISHTSLHQNLPPGFSATMPAPLQPVLPLPQDPSAQLVVLPTEPASHPATHHLDVMEQPGLWPPVYRARGPPSHMQHPAVYSRSQFLRQQELYALQQHQQLQHQQHPGHQQLPQPPQQHRGAHSIEPQHRNTHNQMQKKPEDHGACGVDLQDILSEPRNSKATKSYTFGSSNRASSPPRASAAHMSPCCQSPCMHPHPKSTPSTPCPVPSPAATVPCSPAISPAPSQLPNITETQDKRAKGQPPQDYPQSMEPDLPPGYSYPAISMGYRSGPSPQDVQLAEPAELEAIPVEPVEHAPAPLSSMAEAPECHAIVRPITESQLPEDEKNEEDMAQEQARGALEQNGEPDTVVCCMPVEHEQVQGEAAMLICHPEESSACEAAPCPGGWLEEPVHKDSTIVCQEDGDLLEKEDVVSELKPQTAPAPEHPCVPLNPADLQPSTGTEAVAEGTEKEAQEEDCVQILSAPSSPISATPFPQPIVPSYWSLELLIAAAFCGDCPPPSPPASTTSQGCAGPFYASTYGMELLSELADLERQQEHHITDKSEGQEQLIFDLQSLATLAVARALELDSKASSIADAEKHCPAKRTLNLRRKCNWTPRHEPVCPVKSAMEAIDSQELAIRVRLADLQRRYKEKQKELVKLQRKHDHQKEETPRSPARRGPGRPRKRKSTGLGPVAPPEPQKKVKSVGMVLLTEESGRGGGDLMKKRRLSNRSFGRLGAVQVTVSSSVKMQSSQKSLHEHHMAQLKSKPAVSKTIRERETLGSAHLYTSQRSPKADSRLSNMTANESEGQSDTGSGDSGTQESWKGLRNSKKKSEAALNRVSACVQQPRARGQDATEDGETFAEDTESSEQEEEEAEGSYNIDAGHIIKVPPSRELPSSSILKDPSPSSVVKLEVNQKAKNKRERQELYGSQIRSNTEGEVKVKKRPHCRSAPDNATKTLGVRRRPGRPRLQEKLWAGHYRKPAGLLSFSSTSERLRRATRKSSMLRGVLSKKSCWSAVVQSPQSDDTCKRRTRFRQSKGRAVSRLLESFAADDGFQLGGDSSFSDEDEENSSSSTRHSPAPPNCVLTKDLLTEGLKILISKEDELLYAARVRTLDLPDIYSIVIDGERGNRPRIYSLEQLLQEAVLDVRPEREALLTEGTRVCAYWSERSRCLYPGYVRRGGSNDECKPGGVMVEFDDGDRGWISLRNIRLLPPGYQIHYAESSPTPVSSGRSDKIVLCHEGRSSQIDRSSEKTASTEEAKTKEKPMRKPGRPKGSGLKRFTSDSVSKTSSSPLTWPSLAQPRKRAPVNLFQLNGSASKKTMKNREAVFPHASVSVTSSAKCIFNSRSFEVDSFSSIANGYSSFCSQNSGMPVEGRSSPYGQGRKSEESDIPRGRKNEFLIKLDHEGVMNPKNKSSKALLMLGGSGFGSKGISAPPKPEAYSHPVLLVKDKRKGDSSRAELLPIQRKPSPSLLMSKHGDMGLSCHRDCHSSYSDMDEEDEEEEERRRRTESVLVPASGGMRMAGRFLPHLSVSSSSSGSSSSSSSGSISSSSVCSSDNDSSYSSEDDENSTLLLQSCLTPHHSLLHPHKAPTGPPQHSFVAKAMAVSSAKGGNVDSAARKPLKRKECLSSSSKTSKDLVKRQKLLADHSRLKVSSCMPARQLWRWSGNPTQRRGLKGKARKLYYKSIVRGRDTVHVGDCAVFLSAGRPHLPYIGRIESFWETWTSSMVVKVKWFYHPEETNLGKRLHDGKHGLYQSCHEDENDVQTISHKCQVVSRKEYEHLSRNRKPGSNLQDLYYLAGTYDPTSGQLLTADGVSVLC